From the genome of Saccharicrinis carchari, one region includes:
- a CDS encoding lysylphosphatidylglycerol synthase transmembrane domain-containing protein, translating to MKKTIFNIVKFVIYLCIGGFLLWFVYRNYDMKEIKATLGQGINYWWLLLSMVIGLLSHFSRTIRWQMLIEPIEKKTRLSNTFFAVMIGYFANLLIPRMGEISRCGVLSRYENISVSKLIGTVVVERLSDLIMLLFCIALVLGLQFNLVSDFLSENTDFSSFAQLFTSVWTYVILLSIVLALRLLKKWFAKTSPYKKLKGLWAKFSEGFLAVKNIKNKWAFVLHTLFIWLMYFFMIYVSFFAFEFTSHLSLIAGLTTFVLGSLGMVAPVQGGMGPWHFMVIATLQMYGIVENEGAAFALIVWSSVNAMIVLMGLISLIVLPLINREKT from the coding sequence TTGAAAAAGACGATATTTAACATTGTAAAATTTGTTATATACCTGTGTATAGGAGGCTTTCTATTGTGGTTTGTATATCGCAACTACGATATGAAGGAAATCAAGGCCACATTAGGTCAGGGTATAAACTATTGGTGGCTTTTACTTTCGATGGTAATTGGACTACTTAGTCATTTTAGCCGCACTATTCGTTGGCAGATGCTTATAGAACCCATCGAAAAAAAAACCAGATTATCCAATACTTTCTTCGCTGTGATGATAGGGTATTTTGCCAATCTGCTTATTCCACGAATGGGCGAAATATCGCGCTGCGGGGTACTTAGCCGTTACGAAAACATATCTGTATCTAAGCTAATAGGTACCGTTGTAGTGGAGCGTTTAAGTGATTTGATAATGCTGCTGTTTTGTATTGCTCTGGTACTTGGGCTACAATTTAATCTGGTATCCGACTTTTTATCCGAAAATACCGACTTTAGTTCTTTCGCACAATTGTTTACATCGGTGTGGACCTATGTCATCCTGTTGTCCATTGTGCTGGCTCTGCGACTGTTAAAAAAATGGTTTGCCAAAACTTCGCCCTACAAAAAGCTTAAAGGTTTGTGGGCCAAGTTTTCCGAGGGTTTTTTGGCGGTCAAGAATATTAAGAATAAATGGGCCTTTGTACTACACACCTTATTTATTTGGCTCATGTATTTTTTTATGATTTATGTGAGCTTTTTTGCCTTTGAATTCACCTCACATTTATCCCTTATAGCGGGACTCACCACCTTTGTATTAGGCAGCTTAGGAATGGTTGCCCCTGTTCAAGGAGGTATGGGACCCTGGCATTTTATGGTAATAGCCACCTTACAGATGTATGGTATCGTTGAAAACGAGGGTGCCGCCTTTGCGCTTATCGTATGGAGTTCGGTAAATGCCATGATCGTTTTAATGGGATTAATATCCCTTATTGTGCTGCCTCTCATTAATCGTGAAAAAACTTAA
- a CDS encoding lysylphosphatidylglycerol synthase domain-containing protein translates to MKKLKMHLILKKGRWISLLVATLSFSYIVFRLLQYKQQFSLSDIPHFTNQNLLIVLLVQAIMLCINVFFESKKWQLLITTVTTVNFSKALKMVMAGFASGIITPAKMGEPLGRALFLKHKFWPHATVLTYLGGMISNAIVIIVALPCLLLLHNVLWCTPPSMLLVYLLFLLLLTVTIMLLRHQKKRLYQYIHRFKPLQTLQQLLYQISRIPKNTIGLVAGYTFLRFTVYCAQLIIILWLLGANFEPAIVAMVPLYFLLISIAPSFFLAELGIRGSVALFIFTGVGLSDVSIVVAVSALWVINQVIPALSGIVVIWRVGMLKKRIEPYRN, encoded by the coding sequence GTGAAAAAACTTAAGATGCACCTCATACTCAAAAAAGGCAGATGGATATCCTTGCTTGTGGCCACTTTGAGTTTTTCATACATTGTTTTTCGGCTTCTTCAATACAAACAACAATTTTCACTTTCGGATATTCCACATTTTACTAATCAAAATTTACTGATTGTATTGCTGGTACAAGCTATTATGCTGTGTATTAATGTGTTTTTCGAATCGAAAAAATGGCAACTACTAATCACAACCGTTACAACAGTAAACTTTAGCAAAGCCTTAAAAATGGTAATGGCAGGTTTCGCTTCCGGGATAATAACACCTGCCAAAATGGGTGAGCCCTTAGGACGTGCCCTATTCCTAAAGCATAAATTTTGGCCTCATGCTACGGTATTAACCTATTTAGGCGGAATGATAAGCAATGCCATAGTTATTATCGTTGCTTTGCCATGCTTACTGTTATTGCATAATGTACTATGGTGTACACCTCCATCCATGCTACTTGTTTACCTGCTGTTCCTATTGCTTCTTACGGTTACTATTATGCTACTAAGGCACCAAAAAAAAAGGCTTTATCAATACATCCATCGTTTTAAACCGTTGCAAACTTTACAACAGTTGCTGTACCAAATAAGCCGTATACCCAAAAATACTATTGGCTTAGTTGCCGGATATACCTTTTTGCGGTTTACGGTGTATTGTGCACAGCTAATTATTATACTATGGTTGTTGGGAGCCAACTTCGAGCCGGCTATTGTAGCAATGGTTCCATTATATTTTTTGCTCATTAGCATAGCGCCTTCCTTTTTTTTGGCCGAGCTCGGTATACGGGGGTCTGTGGCTTTGTTTATTTTTACCGGAGTTGGCCTTTCTGATGTGTCTATCGTAGTAGCAGTTTCGGCATTATGGGTAATAAATCAGGTGATACCTGCCCTTTCCGGGATTGTTGTAATTTGGCGCGTTGGTATGTTGAAAAAAAGGATTGAACCTTATCGTAATTAA
- a CDS encoding HU domain-containing protein, producing the protein MEKYIKELLSENNRVIIPNFGAFIVSKEHGTSVLFNNFLSFNDGLLVNYIAEQKGIDTIIATEQVFEYADNLKKELEEVGTYIIDKLGTFRKDDNGILRFQQSDDVNELLGQDTHQTNEISPKTELKEKDEPAKKVFVLDIEDDDSPAVEPTVGSNETQTRNTIKDKAASPEKTTVTPPAGLDTDAKNTDKGKVQLKKTVPSPKPEKKKKNLVPILLLIATAIIILFFGIYYIFYNQPKQPEPVVAKKAILKPNITKEVAKDTTLVVANIKESVADIPQEMINPGAKKGRIYIIVGGFKDEVNAQKMLSKLKSEGYNNAETFLLNNMHLVSIDSDTSYKKMEARQQALLNQKIESWLYKVK; encoded by the coding sequence ATGGAAAAATATATAAAAGAACTCCTTTCAGAAAATAACAGAGTTATCATTCCCAACTTTGGAGCTTTCATTGTTTCAAAAGAACACGGTACAAGTGTTTTATTTAATAACTTCTTGAGCTTTAACGATGGATTGTTGGTAAATTACATTGCCGAGCAAAAAGGAATTGATACTATTATAGCTACTGAACAGGTTTTTGAATATGCCGACAACTTAAAAAAAGAACTGGAAGAGGTGGGCACCTATATAATTGATAAGTTGGGTACCTTTAGAAAAGATGACAATGGCATTTTGCGCTTTCAACAGTCCGATGATGTGAACGAATTACTCGGTCAGGATACCCATCAAACAAATGAAATATCCCCGAAAACAGAACTAAAGGAGAAAGATGAGCCGGCAAAAAAAGTATTTGTTCTGGATATTGAAGATGATGATTCTCCAGCCGTAGAACCGACCGTTGGCTCTAATGAAACCCAAACCCGGAATACAATTAAAGATAAGGCTGCCAGCCCCGAAAAAACTACCGTAACACCTCCAGCAGGTTTAGATACAGATGCCAAAAATACGGACAAAGGAAAAGTTCAATTAAAAAAAACAGTACCATCACCCAAGCCTGAAAAGAAAAAGAAAAATCTGGTTCCGATTCTTTTGTTAATAGCTACGGCTATAATAATTCTATTTTTTGGCATTTATTATATTTTCTACAACCAACCCAAGCAGCCTGAGCCTGTGGTAGCAAAAAAGGCAATACTGAAACCTAACATCACAAAGGAAGTAGCTAAGGATACAACGTTAGTTGTAGCCAACATTAAGGAATCGGTTGCTGATATCCCTCAGGAAATGATAAACCCTGGAGCAAAAAAAGGAAGAATCTATATTATCGTAGGTGGATTTAAAGACGAAGTAAACGCCCAAAAAATGCTGAGTAAATTAAAAAGTGAGGGATACAACAATGCCGAAACATTTTTATTAAACAACATGCATTTGGTGAGTATTGATTCCGATACCTCTTACAAAAAGATGGAAGCACGGCAACAAGCGCTACTCAACCAAAAAATAGAAAGCTGGCTTTACAAGGTAAAATAA
- a CDS encoding glycosyltransferase produces MSPSTEKTSLSCVIAFRNEEAHLTKLIEGLKKQQNVSFEVVLIDDHSTDNSFALANKLTADLPTFTVLKNKGWGKKAALANGVAASRFDYLVFTDADCIHPQNWLANMAHYFNSSSALLLVGPVRLTKPTNFFEYFQAFDFLSLVTSAAGAIGASRPIMCNGANLAVYKDLWLAAQSSLKEEWASGDDIFLLQYCKAHKKNIAFVNSHHAIVQTYPEPKLSAFLQQRARWASKSKGYTDNFTLLVAWTVLLVNLFILALPLLFLLYIPLSFGLLALYIIKITLDYHLIKRGAYFFKMKLNTGSYLGIAFIYPLYIIASVLWAFFGNNTWKNRKINQIIYLL; encoded by the coding sequence TTGTCACCTTCTACCGAAAAAACCAGCCTTTCGTGTGTAATAGCATTCCGAAACGAGGAAGCCCACCTTACCAAGCTCATAGAAGGATTAAAAAAGCAGCAGAACGTTAGTTTTGAGGTTGTGCTGATTGACGACCATAGTACAGACAACTCCTTTGCATTGGCCAATAAGCTAACGGCCGATTTGCCGACTTTTACAGTGCTAAAAAATAAAGGGTGGGGTAAAAAGGCTGCGCTTGCCAATGGCGTGGCAGCTTCGCGTTTCGATTACCTTGTTTTTACGGATGCCGATTGTATACACCCACAAAACTGGCTGGCTAATATGGCCCATTATTTTAATTCTTCCTCTGCCCTACTGTTGGTTGGTCCGGTGCGCCTTACAAAACCCACCAATTTCTTTGAATACTTTCAAGCCTTCGACTTCTTAAGTCTTGTAACATCCGCTGCCGGAGCCATCGGTGCCAGCCGCCCTATCATGTGCAATGGTGCCAATTTAGCAGTTTACAAAGACTTATGGTTAGCGGCTCAATCATCTTTAAAAGAAGAATGGGCCAGTGGGGATGACATTTTTTTATTGCAATATTGTAAGGCGCATAAAAAAAACATAGCTTTTGTCAATTCTCACCATGCCATTGTACAAACCTATCCCGAACCAAAACTGTCGGCTTTTTTACAGCAGCGTGCGCGCTGGGCATCCAAAAGCAAGGGTTATACCGATAACTTTACCTTACTGGTGGCCTGGACCGTACTGTTGGTTAATCTGTTTATATTGGCCTTACCTTTGTTATTCTTATTGTACATTCCGTTAAGCTTTGGCCTGCTCGCTTTGTACATTATAAAAATCACCCTGGATTACCACCTTATAAAACGCGGTGCTTATTTTTTTAAAATGAAATTGAATACGGGCAGCTACTTGGGTATTGCATTTATTTACCCCCTTTATATTATTGCTTCTGTGTTGTGGGCTTTCTTTGGCAATAACACCTGGAAAAATCGAAAAATTAACCAGATTATTTATCTACTTTAA
- a CDS encoding single-stranded DNA-binding protein produces MLKIILSGNVGNDATVTETAKGKVINFDVAVSKNYKNAKGEKVERTEWVRAAIWRSKDSDTKFADYIKKGKKMLIEGEPHSSAYKNKEGEIQSSLEVTVKEFEFLS; encoded by the coding sequence ATGTTAAAAATAATCTTAAGTGGAAATGTGGGCAACGATGCCACTGTTACCGAAACGGCCAAAGGAAAAGTCATCAATTTTGATGTGGCTGTATCTAAAAACTACAAAAACGCCAAAGGCGAAAAGGTGGAGAGAACCGAATGGGTACGCGCTGCCATCTGGCGCAGTAAAGATTCGGATACCAAGTTTGCCGATTACATTAAAAAAGGTAAAAAAATGCTCATCGAAGGCGAACCGCACAGCTCAGCTTACAAAAATAAAGAGGGTGAAATTCAATCTTCGTTGGAGGTTACCGTAAAAGAATTTGAGTTTTTGAGTTAA
- the rlmN gene encoding 23S rRNA (adenine(2503)-C(2))-methyltransferase RlmN — protein MGKEALFGKTLSELQGICKELGFPGFTAKQMADWLYKKKINGIDDMLNISKKNRDILNEKYKVGLIAYDKVQESVDGTKKYLFRSGNNQFVEAAYIPSENRKTLCVSSQVGCKMACLFCMTGKQGFQKNLTAGEIVNQMVSIDEKDELTNVVYMGMGEPMDNIEQVLKSLEIITSDWGFAWSPRRINVSTIGVAPALRRFIEESDCHLAISMHSPYNNQRKELMPIENVYPIELIIDILKEYDFGRQRRISFEYIMFEGVNDTAEHAKALVRLVSGLRSRVNLIKFHPIPDTPLKGSSQQTMEAFKDVLEKKGVIATIRKSRGEDIYAACGLLSTRNMVQKNEEKDY, from the coding sequence ATGGGAAAAGAAGCATTGTTCGGAAAAACCTTGAGTGAGTTGCAGGGGATATGTAAAGAATTGGGCTTTCCGGGTTTTACGGCAAAGCAAATGGCCGATTGGCTGTATAAAAAAAAGATAAACGGCATTGATGATATGTTGAATATATCGAAAAAAAACCGTGATATCCTTAACGAAAAATATAAGGTGGGATTAATTGCCTACGATAAAGTACAGGAATCTGTAGATGGAACAAAAAAATATCTTTTCCGCTCCGGAAATAATCAGTTTGTAGAAGCGGCTTACATCCCTTCCGAAAACCGCAAGACACTATGCGTAAGCTCGCAGGTAGGCTGTAAAATGGCCTGCCTTTTTTGCATGACGGGGAAGCAGGGATTTCAAAAAAACCTGACGGCGGGCGAAATAGTAAACCAAATGGTTAGCATTGATGAAAAAGATGAACTGACCAATGTGGTTTATATGGGAATGGGTGAGCCAATGGACAATATTGAGCAAGTGCTCAAGAGTCTTGAAATTATCACTTCTGACTGGGGTTTTGCCTGGAGTCCGCGCCGGATCAATGTTTCTACCATTGGAGTGGCACCTGCCTTACGTCGCTTTATTGAAGAAAGTGACTGTCATTTGGCCATTAGTATGCACAGTCCGTACAATAATCAGCGCAAAGAGCTGATGCCCATCGAAAATGTTTATCCCATAGAGCTAATCATCGATATATTGAAAGAATACGATTTTGGACGGCAACGGAGAATATCCTTTGAATACATTATGTTTGAGGGGGTGAATGATACAGCGGAACATGCCAAAGCATTGGTTCGATTGGTCAGTGGGCTCAGGTCAAGGGTTAACCTAATTAAGTTTCACCCTATACCTGATACACCTTTAAAAGGTTCATCTCAACAAACTATGGAGGCATTTAAAGATGTACTTGAAAAAAAGGGAGTGATTGCTACCATCCGTAAATCAAGAGGCGAGGATATTTATGCAGCATGTGGCTTGTTGAGTACCAGGAACATGGTGCAAAAGAATGAGGAGAAGGATTATTAA
- a CDS encoding acyl-CoA thioesterase — protein sequence MKKFLQAIDIRFFDIDMNQHVNNSVYFTYMENARTELLMDEFLRCKKHGLTFVVTEATCRYYQPMHLGDKVVCEMVFELTRAVEFTVTYTFKNQKNGEIYAVGKTWLAMINEAKNRPVAIPKVFIDTYVNGTS from the coding sequence ATGAAAAAATTTCTTCAAGCTATTGATATTCGTTTTTTCGATATTGATATGAACCAGCACGTTAACAACTCCGTTTATTTTACTTACATGGAAAATGCCCGTACCGAGCTATTGATGGATGAGTTTTTACGGTGCAAAAAACATGGGCTTACTTTTGTTGTAACAGAGGCTACATGCAGATATTATCAACCAATGCATCTGGGCGATAAGGTTGTTTGCGAAATGGTGTTCGAGCTAACACGTGCCGTAGAGTTTACCGTTACCTATACTTTTAAAAATCAGAAAAACGGCGAAATTTACGCTGTGGGTAAAACATGGCTTGCAATGATTAACGAAGCCAAAAACCGCCCTGTGGCTATCCCAAAAGTGTTTATCGATACATATGTTAATGGTACTTCGTAG
- a CDS encoding ferredoxin--NADP reductase — translation MSRKRKELFPHKITSVTEILPGYFTIEFQRRFDFIPGQVVAISLNLEDEPRLYSIASDNKQDTMRILFDVLPQGLLTPPLSKMKPGDELLVSAPFGRFTPSDKEEWWIATGTGIAPFVSMVESGLELPRQLLHGSRTLSHFLFQDIFQERLGERYLRFCTKEQAKGIVEGRLTSWLREQTELPCQVNYFLCGSPEMVVEVRDIILSKGVAYEHIMAEIYF, via the coding sequence ATGTCCCGAAAAAGAAAAGAACTGTTCCCGCATAAAATAACATCGGTTACCGAAATTTTACCCGGATATTTTACTATTGAGTTTCAACGCAGGTTTGATTTTATCCCCGGACAGGTGGTTGCCATATCGCTTAACCTTGAAGATGAGCCAAGGCTTTACAGTATTGCCAGTGATAACAAACAAGATACCATGCGTATTTTATTCGATGTACTCCCCCAGGGCCTGCTGACCCCGCCTTTGTCGAAGATGAAACCCGGGGATGAATTGCTGGTGTCCGCTCCTTTCGGCAGGTTTACACCTTCAGATAAAGAGGAATGGTGGATTGCCACAGGTACAGGTATTGCCCCTTTTGTGTCGATGGTAGAATCGGGTTTAGAACTTCCCCGGCAACTTTTGCACGGCTCGCGTACTTTGTCTCATTTTTTGTTCCAGGATATTTTTCAGGAACGTCTGGGCGAAAGGTACCTGAGATTTTGTACCAAGGAGCAAGCTAAGGGTATAGTAGAAGGAAGGCTGACCAGTTGGCTAAGAGAACAAACAGAACTGCCTTGTCAGGTGAATTACTTCCTTTGCGGCAGCCCCGAAATGGTGGTGGAGGTGCGTGATATTATCCTGAGTAAAGGGGTGGCATATGAGCATATTATGGCCGAGATATATTTCTGA
- a CDS encoding SRPBCC family protein yields the protein MKKVLIIIAIVLAVVVGSAAIWLWTLEGAYDVKRSITVNKANADVFYLVQDFNEWTSWSPWLCMEPDAKVIITGKGNKVNDQYTWSGELVGEGTITHLKVEPGKSIEQDITFIEPMESSAFVYWEFNSVNDSTTSVTWGMKGEMPFFFRFMTKMMEPLIGMDYERGLKMLKELAEKGYVASKVEIIGIVDAPAIKYMGQKVTCTTDEVSSTMKATFYDLSNYATDKALEHKSALTIYHEFDFIYGNVEYTAAIPFNDEIQVEAPYYVADIPTCKALKIRFLGDYEHIGNAWATGMSYTRTHKIKENKSIAPYELYLNSPVEEPDARKWVTELYMPVE from the coding sequence ATGAAAAAAGTGCTCATCATTATTGCCATTGTTTTAGCCGTTGTCGTAGGATCTGCCGCCATATGGCTGTGGACACTGGAAGGGGCTTATGATGTAAAACGATCTATTACGGTCAATAAAGCCAATGCCGATGTTTTTTATCTGGTGCAGGATTTTAATGAATGGACTTCCTGGTCGCCCTGGTTGTGCATGGAGCCTGATGCCAAGGTGATAATTACGGGTAAGGGAAACAAGGTAAACGACCAGTACACATGGTCGGGCGAATTGGTTGGCGAAGGAACCATAACGCATTTAAAAGTTGAACCGGGCAAAAGCATTGAGCAGGATATCACTTTTATTGAACCTATGGAGTCAAGTGCTTTTGTTTATTGGGAGTTTAATAGTGTAAACGATTCTACCACCAGCGTAACCTGGGGCATGAAAGGTGAAATGCCGTTCTTTTTTCGATTTATGACCAAAATGATGGAACCCTTAATTGGTATGGACTACGAGCGTGGCCTAAAGATGTTGAAAGAACTCGCCGAAAAGGGATATGTGGCTTCAAAGGTCGAGATAATAGGTATTGTAGATGCACCGGCGATCAAATATATGGGGCAAAAGGTAACTTGTACCACGGATGAGGTGAGCTCCACAATGAAAGCAACTTTTTACGACCTTAGCAACTACGCAACGGATAAGGCGCTGGAACATAAAAGTGCTTTGACGATATATCACGAATTCGATTTTATATATGGTAATGTAGAATACACGGCAGCGATTCCGTTTAATGACGAAATACAGGTGGAAGCGCCATATTATGTTGCAGATATACCTACGTGCAAAGCCCTTAAAATTAGGTTTTTGGGCGATTACGAACACATAGGCAATGCCTGGGCAACCGGCATGAGTTACACCCGTACGCATAAAATAAAAGAGAACAAAAGCATTGCGCCTTATGAGCTTTATCTAAACAGCCCCGTGGAGGAACCGGATGCCCGAAAATGGGTAACAGAGCTGTATATGCCTGTCGAATAG